A part of Prolixibacteraceae bacterium genomic DNA contains:
- the argB gene encoding acetylglutamate kinase, translating to MKKVTIIKVGGAVVESPDSLEAFLNNFVHIEGAKILVHGGGRSATAMAERLQIPTKMVDGRRVTDENMLEIVTMVYGGLVNKNIVAKLQCKKLNALGLTGADMNLIEAHKRPVKDVDYGFVGDIDRINTDALMALISQGITPVVAPLTHDLKGNLLNTNADTIAASLAVGLSAECDVDLYYGFEKNGVLKDANDDHSVITSMTTRDFEILKTSGAIHSGMIPKLTNCFDAIAQGVRRVYIGHVDNINHLDRGTHLHD from the coding sequence ATGAAAAAAGTTACGATCATTAAGGTTGGAGGGGCAGTGGTGGAGTCCCCAGACTCACTAGAAGCTTTTCTAAATAACTTTGTACATATAGAAGGGGCAAAGATACTCGTACATGGTGGTGGACGTAGTGCTACTGCCATGGCCGAACGTCTACAGATACCCACCAAGATGGTGGATGGAAGAAGGGTGACAGATGAAAACATGTTAGAAATTGTCACTATGGTATACGGAGGTTTGGTAAATAAAAATATTGTTGCCAAATTACAGTGCAAAAAGCTGAATGCATTGGGACTTACAGGAGCCGACATGAATCTTATTGAGGCTCATAAAAGGCCTGTAAAGGACGTAGATTATGGTTTTGTAGGAGATATAGATCGCATCAATACGGATGCTCTAATGGCGCTTATATCGCAAGGAATCACACCTGTGGTAGCACCATTAACCCATGACCTTAAAGGAAACCTATTAAACACCAATGCAGATACCATTGCTGCATCATTAGCAGTGGGACTCTCAGCAGAATGTGATGTAGATCTCTATTATGGATTCGAAAAGAATGGGGTACTCAAAGATGCAAATGATGACCACAGTGTCATCACCTCTATGACAACCCGTGATTTTGAAATATTAAAGACAAGTGGAGCCATACATAGCGGCATGATCCCTAAATTGACCAACTGCTTTGATGCAATTGCTCAAGGGGTAAGACGTGTCTATATTGGCCATGTGGATAATATTAACCATCTAGACAGAGGAACACATCTGCATGATTAA
- the proB gene encoding glutamate 5-kinase, giving the protein MAGQLENRSIKRIAVKVGSNVLTKEDGKLNIAIMAHLVDEIAALRTKGVEVILISSGAVAAGRSEIDTTGKMDNVSERQLYSAVGQVKLIRRYSDLFKEHGLTCAQILTTKENFSDRGHYLNMKNCFDTLLEQQVIPIVNENDTISVEELMFTDNDELSGLIASMTKADMLLLLTNVDGLYTGDPSHPDSVLIDVVTEESTDLEKYIQPLKSTRGRGGMATKFSIAKKMTSQGVDVVIGSGLRHQIIQDIVFQNPKTPYTWFQSNHDKAKPIRRWLAHSYDFAQGAIKLNHGAKMALHSNEGVSVLPIGVIEIVEPFETGEIIKLLDEAGQPIGIGKANYDAHTLTQEMGQKDKKPIVHCDYLSLNL; this is encoded by the coding sequence ATGGCTGGACAACTAGAAAATAGGTCCATAAAACGTATTGCTGTCAAGGTGGGTAGCAATGTGTTGACCAAAGAAGACGGCAAGCTTAACATTGCTATCATGGCACATCTAGTGGATGAGATTGCCGCTTTACGCACCAAAGGTGTAGAGGTCATTCTCATCTCTTCGGGAGCAGTAGCAGCTGGTCGTAGTGAAATAGATACCACAGGTAAGATGGACAACGTCTCAGAGCGTCAACTCTATTCAGCCGTAGGACAAGTAAAGCTTATTCGTCGCTACAGTGATCTTTTTAAAGAACATGGATTGACTTGTGCACAAATTCTTACGACCAAAGAGAACTTTTCAGACCGTGGTCACTACCTCAACATGAAGAACTGTTTCGACACCCTGTTAGAGCAACAGGTGATTCCTATTGTAAACGAGAACGACACCATCTCGGTGGAGGAGCTTATGTTTACAGATAATGATGAATTATCAGGTCTCATTGCTTCTATGACAAAAGCCGACATGCTTCTTTTACTGACCAATGTGGATGGACTATATACCGGAGACCCGAGCCACCCTGATTCAGTGTTAATAGATGTGGTCACCGAAGAGAGCACCGATTTAGAGAAATATATCCAACCGCTTAAATCGACAAGAGGTCGTGGCGGGATGGCAACCAAATTCAGTATTGCAAAAAAGATGACCAGTCAAGGGGTAGATGTGGTTATTGGATCGGGGTTAAGACACCAGATCATCCAAGATATTGTATTTCAGAATCCAAAAACTCCATATACATGGTTTCAGAGCAACCACGATAAGGCAAAACCTATTCGCAGATGGTTAGCACACTCCTATGATTTTGCACAAGGAGCCATAAAATTAAACCATGGAGCCAAAATGGCGTTACACTCAAATGAGGGGGTTAGTGTTCTGCCAATAGGCGTAATCGAAATAGTCGAACCTTTCGAAACAGGAGAGATTATCAAGCTTTTAGATGAAGCAGGACAACCCATTGGCATTGGGAAAGCGAACTACGATGCACACACCTTAACCCAAGAGATGGGGCAAAAGGATAAAAAACCCATCGTACACTGTGATTATCTGTCTCTAAATCTTTAA
- a CDS encoding M20 family metallo-hydrolase, whose translation MTPNSFLSLIKEDALLLLKSMIQTPSFSKEEDQVSTLISDQLTSWGIAHERKKNNLWSKDPHWDDNKPTILFNSHIDTVQPSKDYTMDPFGGEEVEDKIIGLGSNDAGASVVSQLAAFRYLSQLSDRTYNLIWSATAEEEISGKNGVEFLLPKLGNIDLAIVGEPTQLDIAVAEKGLMVIDATVEGVAGHAARDEGDNAIYKAIKDIDRIEKFVFDKESDVLGPVKATVTMVNAGTQHNVVPDRCTFVIDIRSNGLYANKEILEILQNTLDAKLRPRSTRLNASNIPLDHPMVKRCIALGSTAYGSPTMSDQALMSCPSIKLGPGDSARSHTANEFIYKDEILNGIEYYIKMLEGFSF comes from the coding sequence ATGACGCCCAACTCTTTCTTGTCTCTAATTAAAGAAGATGCTTTACTTCTACTTAAATCGATGATACAAACCCCCTCTTTCAGTAAAGAAGAGGATCAAGTATCTACATTGATTTCCGACCAGCTGACGTCGTGGGGTATAGCACACGAGAGAAAGAAGAATAACCTTTGGTCGAAAGATCCTCATTGGGACGACAACAAACCTACCATTCTTTTTAACTCGCATATCGATACCGTCCAACCTTCCAAGGACTATACCATGGACCCTTTTGGAGGGGAAGAGGTAGAAGACAAAATCATCGGTTTGGGAAGTAACGACGCTGGAGCATCTGTTGTATCACAACTCGCAGCTTTTCGATATCTATCACAACTATCTGACCGCACCTATAACCTGATTTGGAGTGCTACTGCGGAAGAGGAGATCTCTGGTAAGAACGGTGTAGAGTTCCTTCTGCCCAAACTAGGAAACATTGATTTAGCCATCGTAGGCGAACCTACACAATTAGATATTGCTGTAGCCGAAAAAGGATTGATGGTCATCGATGCCACCGTCGAAGGAGTAGCTGGTCACGCTGCCAGAGACGAAGGAGACAATGCCATATACAAAGCCATCAAAGATATAGATCGCATCGAGAAGTTTGTCTTCGACAAAGAATCCGACGTCCTCGGACCTGTCAAAGCCACGGTCACCATGGTCAATGCAGGCACACAACACAATGTGGTCCCTGATAGATGTACTTTTGTTATCGACATCCGCTCCAACGGCCTTTATGCCAATAAAGAGATCTTGGAGATACTACAAAACACATTGGATGCCAAGCTCCGTCCTCGTTCCACACGCCTCAATGCCTCCAACATCCCTCTAGACCACCCCATGGTAAAAAGATGTATCGCCTTAGGAAGTACAGCCTACGGCTCCCCTACCATGTCAGATCAAGCCTTAATGTCTTGTCCATCTATCAAGCTAGGACCAGGAGATTCCGCACGATCACATACTGCCAATGAATTTATCTACAAAGACGAAATACTAAATGGCATTGAGTACTATATCAAGATGTTAGAAGGGTTCTCTTTTTAG
- a CDS encoding N-acetylornithine carbamoyltransferase: MKNFTSVKDIPSIEEALQVAKEVKENPYGFKELGDNKTMILIFFNSSLRTRLSTQKAAMNLGMNTMVLNVNQDGWKLESELGVVMDGDKPEHLREAIPVIGSYCDLIGVRAFASLEDKSSDYQEKIIQQFIDYAGVPVVSMEAATRHPLQSYADLITIEEHKKVDRPKVVLTWAPHPRALPQAVANSFVEWMKETDYELVVTHPKGYELADSFMEGVTVEYDQKKAFEGADFIYAKNWSAYHDYGQVLSKDRSWCVDQEKMALTNDAKFMHCLPVRRNMIVSDSVIDSENAIVIDQAANREVSAQAVIKMILEDQ, encoded by the coding sequence ATGAAAAACTTCACCTCTGTAAAGGACATTCCAAGTATAGAAGAAGCGCTGCAGGTAGCAAAAGAAGTAAAAGAAAATCCTTATGGATTCAAAGAGTTAGGAGACAACAAGACCATGATCTTGATATTCTTTAACTCTAGCCTTCGAACTCGACTGAGTACCCAGAAAGCAGCCATGAATCTTGGGATGAACACCATGGTTCTTAATGTAAACCAAGATGGTTGGAAACTAGAATCAGAACTAGGGGTGGTGATGGATGGTGATAAACCAGAACACTTACGAGAAGCAATTCCTGTGATTGGCTCCTATTGTGATCTGATTGGTGTAAGGGCGTTTGCATCTCTAGAGGATAAGAGTTCTGATTACCAAGAGAAGATCATCCAGCAGTTTATCGATTATGCTGGAGTTCCTGTAGTGAGTATGGAGGCTGCAACACGTCACCCGCTTCAGAGCTATGCCGACCTTATCACTATCGAGGAGCATAAGAAAGTAGATAGGCCTAAGGTCGTACTTACATGGGCACCACATCCCCGTGCATTGCCACAAGCGGTAGCCAACTCTTTTGTAGAGTGGATGAAAGAGACCGACTATGAACTGGTGGTAACCCACCCTAAAGGCTACGAGTTAGCAGATAGTTTTATGGAAGGCGTGACCGTAGAATATGACCAAAAAAAGGCCTTCGAAGGAGCCGACTTTATCTATGCAAAGAACTGGTCTGCTTATCACGACTATGGACAGGTACTATCGAAAGACCGTTCATGGTGTGTCGACCAAGAGAAGATGGCTTTGACCAACGATGCCAAGTTTATGCACTGTCTTCCTGTACGTCGTAATATGATTGTCTCCGACAGTGTGATTGATAGTGAAAACGCTATTGTCATTGACCAAGCAGCCAATAGAGAGGTGTCGGCACAAGCTGTGATTAAGATGATTCTTGAAGACCAATAG
- a CDS encoding glutamate-5-semialdehyde dehydrogenase — protein MKLNNILHNTRKASKSLAFVEAEKINQVLNHLANLLEKHSGEILHANEKDTDRMESEDPKFDRLLLTKERISGIASDLRNVASLPSPLGKTLQSITRPNGMSIEKVRVPFGVIGVIYEARPNVTIDVFSLCLKSGNCCILKGGSDAYYSNEYLVTLIHKALSHYGLDPQFASLLSTDRSEVNELLHAVRYVDLIIPRGSQQLIEFVRTNATVPVIETGAGICHTYFDKYGDVEKGRNIITNAKTRRVSVCNALDCLILHHSRLDDLQELTSELAKLEVIIHADEESYNKLVSCYPSSLLQKATEKDFGTEYLSLQMSIKTVASLEEALDHIDQFSSRHSEAIVSDNVRNCEIFCRTVDAAAVYENVSTAFTDGAQFGLGAEIGISTQKLHARGPMALEEITSYKWIIKGDGQIRSN, from the coding sequence ATGAAACTCAATAATATATTACATAACACACGCAAAGCTTCTAAATCGTTAGCATTTGTCGAAGCAGAAAAGATCAATCAAGTTCTGAATCATTTGGCCAACTTATTAGAGAAACACTCTGGTGAGATTCTACATGCCAATGAAAAAGACACGGATCGTATGGAGTCTGAGGACCCTAAATTTGATCGTCTGCTGTTAACAAAAGAACGAATAAGTGGTATTGCGTCGGATCTTCGTAACGTAGCCTCTCTCCCATCACCACTGGGAAAGACCCTACAATCTATCACTCGACCTAATGGTATGTCGATAGAAAAAGTGCGTGTTCCTTTTGGGGTGATCGGAGTGATCTATGAAGCTCGCCCTAATGTAACCATTGATGTATTCTCTCTCTGTCTAAAGTCAGGAAACTGCTGTATCCTTAAAGGGGGATCAGATGCTTACTATTCCAATGAATATTTGGTCACATTGATCCATAAAGCACTATCTCACTATGGGCTAGATCCACAGTTTGCATCTCTTCTATCAACCGATAGATCAGAAGTAAACGAACTTCTTCATGCAGTTCGTTATGTGGACCTTATCATTCCTAGAGGTAGCCAACAGTTGATTGAATTCGTAAGAACCAATGCAACCGTTCCTGTTATCGAAACAGGGGCAGGAATATGTCACACCTATTTTGATAAATATGGAGATGTAGAGAAAGGCAGAAATATCATTACCAATGCCAAAACACGAAGAGTGAGCGTTTGTAATGCATTAGACTGTTTGATTCTTCACCATTCGCGCTTAGACGATTTGCAAGAACTAACTTCTGAGTTAGCTAAATTGGAGGTGATTATCCATGCCGATGAAGAGAGCTACAACAAACTTGTTTCTTGTTACCCATCCTCTCTTTTACAAAAAGCCACAGAGAAAGATTTTGGAACCGAATATCTAAGCCTTCAGATGTCTATCAAAACAGTAGCATCATTAGAAGAGGCATTAGATCATATCGACCAATTTAGCTCAAGACACTCCGAAGCCATCGTATCAGATAATGTTCGGAATTGTGAGATCTTCTGTCGCACCGTAGATGCCGCTGCCGTATACGAAAATGTATCTACTGCATTTACCGATGGGGCACAGTTTGGTTTAGGTGCTGAAATTGGAATCAGCACACAGAAACTACATGCAAGAGGCCCTATGGCTTTAGAAGAGATCACAAGTTATAAGTGGATCATAAAAGGGGATGGTCAGATTCGATCTAATTAA
- the proC gene encoding pyrroline-5-carboxylate reductase — translation MDKIAVIGGGNLGVAVTEGILKAGMAPQSIHVTRRRVHYLKALEEKGVLVGSDNVAAITGADLIIFAVKPAQALGILEEIRPLLTKNQIFVSLVAGINLEHMENVWGIPSICFRAMPNTAIELQESITCISHQITTVENVAAIEKLFQTLGPVLIIQDDMMAAATVLGSCGIAFALRFIRAAQQGGIEIGFNAENSLKIAAQMVKGAAELVLQNGNHPEQEIDKVTTPHGITISGLNTMEHQGFSSALIQGVLTSYNKIKS, via the coding sequence ATGGATAAAATAGCAGTAATTGGCGGAGGCAACTTAGGCGTTGCAGTGACAGAAGGAATATTAAAAGCTGGAATGGCCCCCCAATCCATTCATGTTACACGTAGACGTGTCCATTATCTTAAAGCTTTAGAAGAAAAAGGTGTTCTTGTAGGAAGTGATAACGTAGCGGCAATTACCGGTGCCGATCTTATCATCTTTGCAGTAAAACCTGCACAAGCATTAGGTATTTTAGAAGAGATAAGACCACTGTTAACTAAAAATCAGATCTTTGTCTCTTTGGTTGCAGGAATCAATTTAGAGCATATGGAGAATGTATGGGGGATACCTTCAATATGTTTCAGAGCGATGCCAAATACTGCCATTGAACTACAGGAATCGATCACCTGTATATCACACCAAATCACTACGGTAGAGAATGTAGCTGCCATCGAGAAGTTATTCCAAACATTGGGTCCTGTTTTAATTATTCAGGATGATATGATGGCTGCAGCAACCGTACTAGGATCTTGTGGAATTGCCTTTGCACTTCGATTTATACGTGCCGCACAACAAGGAGGAATAGAGATAGGTTTTAATGCAGAGAATTCACTGAAGATTGCAGCACAAATGGTCAAAGGGGCAGCAGAATTGGTACTTCAAAATGGGAATCATCCTGAACAAGAGATTGACAAGGTAACCACACCACATGGTATTACCATCTCCGGATTAAACACCATGGAGCACCAAGGCTTCTCGTCTGCACTTATTCAAGGAGTATTAACCTCTTACAATAAGATTAAATCCTAA
- a CDS encoding group III truncated hemoglobin: protein MNRDIENLDDITLLVKTFYDELCKNPVMDHLYNKVMKIDWEEHIPIMVHFWGSLVLRSGSYRGDIIGHHHHVIDKIPLTLSMFEQWEHCFIETLDSLFQGTNTEKTKKRVTAMTKSLVTKLNINS from the coding sequence ATGAATAGAGACATTGAAAACCTTGACGACATTACCCTATTGGTAAAAACATTCTACGATGAACTATGTAAGAATCCAGTGATGGATCATCTATATAACAAGGTGATGAAGATCGATTGGGAAGAACATATCCCTATCATGGTACATTTTTGGGGATCTCTCGTATTACGCTCTGGTAGCTATAGAGGGGATATCATCGGTCATCACCACCATGTGATAGATAAAATACCATTAACCTTATCGATGTTTGAACAGTGGGAACACTGTTTTATCGAAACCCTAGATAGCCTCTTTCAAGGCACCAATACCGAGAAGACAAAAAAACGTGTAACAGCCATGACAAAGTCACTCGTCACTAAATTGAATATTAATTCATAA